The Zingiber officinale cultivar Zhangliang chromosome 9A, Zo_v1.1, whole genome shotgun sequence genome window below encodes:
- the LOC122021945 gene encoding uncharacterized protein LOC122021945 produces MDSRRSKSTSGGNWQIEGYGSREAAPPPSGLYDYRSYSTYSYSGYGSKGVKEKAVSSSSVASSSSSSSKKSRWALSDPDFQRRKRVANYKAYAVEGRMKGSLRRSFRWLKDRYNKMLYSWW; encoded by the coding sequence ATGGATAGCCGCCGATCCAAGTCCACCAGCGGCGGCAACTGGCAGATCGAGGGCTACGGCAGTCGGGAGGCGGCGCCGCCACCCTCCGGCCTCTACGACTACAGGAGCTACAGCACCTACTCCTACAGCGGCTACGGTTCCAAAGGGGTGAAGGAGAAGGCTGTCTCCTCTTCCTCTGtcgcttcctcttcctcttcctcttccaagaAGAGCAGGTGGGCCCTGAGCGACCCCGATTTCCAGCGGAGGAAGCGCGTCGCAAACTACAAGGCCTACGCCGTGGAAGGCAGGATGAAGGGCTCCTTGCGGAGGAGCTTCCGCTGGCTCAAGGATCGTTACAACAAGATGCTGTATAGCTGGTGGTGA
- the LOC122019606 gene encoding uncharacterized protein LOC122019606 translates to MFSKSFKAAKCKTTLKLAVSRSKLLKNKGEAQVRTMRRDLAQLLQMGQDEIARIRVQHVIKEEKMMSAYDLIETYCELIVEFLPIIESQKNCPKDLKEPICSVIFASPRCTDIPELKDIKKQFTAKYGKEFVSNILEVRPDCGVSRMMIEKLSTGAPEVELKLKVLTEVAREHNVKWEPKSFVDEIKKPRDDILNDPIKFTSANTMLMQSSDVVLSSSHITDEQVKLFSEIGVRGNSIGLNKAPSVSIYSPNILLNPLGSERRPVEEEVSCTNCSKRNASFNSNNWSLEFKDAVSAAEAAAEAAEKASLAARAAAELASHGNYSVQHFPSHESSAYVIKDEVSESLQVSKPEVARFLELPKNKEDDVLEYFYCGFSESSSSSFSDTHRGCTEWDIVSRKEVDSSIIISDQNNSYIDENSASGRSSKESSSKLGQGKGKHSGSTSDVNSWSPKQQVDEIHFSSATHRIKDLTNAEGKLLSDPYTDLVLNYETNDDSTDNKDCVEKFEDNTFENGPYAAASNEGTSFGFKKGVEKATLSSSNVEKSISGLSMQSMQQTPRNQSSPRNIDDLNGELTHSAATDETSETGGLNLRPLKGGLRNRSYRHLPHLTGSVLDSVPQSRFSSNNSSPINKKEDSSNDDSHTPPYAFRVRASKSYADRHYEKEEDQFQREVTAITLVKTEDSINTEDASFLTMSRRATRDANLSRRTRSITSVSKEDTISRIMSQPSSGTPYKCFSDRITDKNNNNSISSKSVQSDLSSEEPCLLDKEVPPIKRSQSSPIHGLGICSVQRNDGPNTSTSVENLTSHQMSLKRASHVHPKLPDYDTIVAHLQSLRLNSHPT, encoded by the exons ATGTTCTCCAAAAGCTTCAAGGCCGCCAAATG CAAGACCACGCTGAAGCTTGCGGTGTCACGATCAAAGCTTCTGAAGAACAAGGGGGAGGCGCAGGTGCGGACGATGAGGCGGGATTTGGCCCAGCTCCTCCAGATGGGGCAAGATGAAATCGCGCGGATCCGG gttCAGCATGTGATTAAGGAAGAGAAGATGATGTCAGCATATGATCTCATTGAAACCTATTGCGAATTAATTGTTGAATTCTTGCCAATAATTGAGTCACAAAA GAACTGCCCTAAGGATCTGAAGGAACCTATTTGTAGTGTGATATTTGCATCTCCAAGGTGCACAGACATTCCAGAGCTTAAGGATATTAAAAAGCAATTTACGGCTAAATATGGCAAAGAATTTGTTTCCAATATTCTTGAAGTTAGACCAGATTGCGGGGTTAGCAGAATG ATGATTGAGAAACTATCAACAGGAGCTCCTGAAGTAGAGTTGAAATTAAAAGTCTTGACTGAAGTTGCCAGAGAACATAATGTCAAGTGGGAACCAAAGTCATTTGTAGACGAAATTAAGAAACCGAGAGATGATATTCTG AATGATCCAATCAAGTTTACTAGTGCCAATACGATGTTGATGCAATCCTCTGATGTGGTGCTCTCATCTTCACATATCACGGATGAACAGGTTAAATTGTTCTCCGAGATCGGTGTCAGAGGAAATTCAATTGGTTTAAATAAAGCTCCTAGTGTAAGCATATACAGTCCAAATATATTGCTAAATCCCCTAGGTTCAG AAAGAAGGCCTGTGGAGGAAGAAGTGAGTTGCACCAATTGCAGCAAAAGGAATGCTTCTTTTAATAGCAACAACTGGAGCTTGGAGTTTAAAGATGCAGTCTCTGCTGCTGAGGCTGCCGCTGAAGCTGCCGAAAAGGCTAGCTTGGCAGCTAGAGCTGCAGCTGAATTGGCAAGCCATGGAAATTATTCTGTTCAACATTTTCCATCGCATGAATCATCTGCCTATGTTATCAAAGATGAAGTGTCTGAATCATTGCAAGTCTCAAAGCCGGAAGTAGCTCGGTTTCTAGAATTACCTAAGAATAAGGAAGATGATGTGCTGGAGTACTTTTATTGTGGATTTAGTgaatcatcctcctcctccttctctgaCACTCATCGTGGCTGCACGGAATGGGATATTGTGAGTAGAAAAGAAGTTGATTCCTCTATCATAATTTCTGATCAGAATAATTCTTATATCGATGAGAATTCTGCAAGTGGGAGATCTAGTAAAGAAAGTTCTTCAAAATTGGggcaaggaaaaggaaaacatagCGGTTCAACTTCAGATGTAAATTCTTGGAGCCCTAAGCAGCAGGTGGATGAGATACATTTTTCATCAGCAACACACCGAATTAAGGATTTAACAAATGCAGAAGGTAAACTTCTTTCTGACCCTTACACAGATTTAGTACTGAATTACGAAACAAATGACGATAGCACCGACAACAAGGATTGCGTAGAAAAATTTGAGGACAACACTTTTGAAAATGGTCCATATGCAGCAGCATCTAATGAAGGTACCTCTTTCGGGTTCAAGAAAGGAGTTGAAAAAGCAACCCTCAGTTCAAGCAATGTTGAGAAAAGTATTTCCGGATTAAGCATGCAAAGTATGCAGCAAACTCCAAGAAATCAATCATCTCCTAGAAATATTGATGATCTAAATGGAGAATTAACACATTCTGCAGCTACTGATGAAACTTCTGAGACTGGAGGATTAAACTTAAGACCGCTAAAAGGTGGACTTAGAAACAGGAGCTATCGTCATCTTCCACATTTAACAGGTTCTGTTCTTGATTCTGTACCTCAATCAAGATTTTCATCGAACAACTCATCTCCTATCAATAAGAAAGAAGATTCATCTAATGATGATTCACATACACCTCCTTATGCATTCAGAGTAAGAGCTTCAAAATCTTATGCAGACAGACACTATGAGAAGGAAGAAGACCAGTTTCAAAGGGAGGTCACTGCCATCACATTAGTAAAGACTGAAGATTCGATAAATACAGAGGATGCATCCTTCCTTACAATGTCAAGGAGAGCCACTAGGGATGCTAATCTTTCTCGAAGAACAAGAAGCATAACGTCAGTTTCTAAGGAAGATACCATCTCAAGAATCATGTCTCAACCGTCAAGTGGAACTCCATACAAATGTTTTTCAGATAGAATAACagataaaaacaataataatagtaTAAGTTCCAAGTCCGTGCAGTCAGATTTATCATCTGAAGAACCTTGTTTACTGGACAAGGAAGTTCCGCCAATTAAGCGAAGTCAAAGTTCACCGATACATGGGTTGGGAATATGTTCAGTTCAAAGAAATGATGGACCAAACACATCAACCTCAGTGGAGAATCTGACTTCACATCAAATGTCTCTCAAAAGGGCCTCCCATGTTCATCCCAAACTTCCCGACTATGATACCATCGTCGCTCATTTGCAATCACTCCGTTTAAACAGTCATCCAACATAA